One Triticum dicoccoides isolate Atlit2015 ecotype Zavitan chromosome 5B, WEW_v2.0, whole genome shotgun sequence genomic window carries:
- the LOC119307174 gene encoding uncharacterized protein LOC119307174: MLAMRWPWPPAARKFSVRLVVRRAEGLPPAPATDADAEARMAVELKWKGPKARWKGLRVCRNRTRLEAPAPAADAESSVAWDEEFEDVVTLTAASHRKPAAAFHPWDLSFSVLNDSNKGPKGELILGTASLNLADYASAAEEEIEIILPLSAPNGTPESSPSLHLTLSLVELRLPQQSPDAAQRSVACVPLSPSSGDSVPSGKDEHSVIKAGLRKVKIITDLVSTRRSKKPKREDDSSDKYVHSDGAEYPCVIDSDDDLDDRQRDDDLGGSTVRKSFSYGSLQSVNVAGGLFYAHARIDGEHEDWIYYSHRKSDAGYHVEKEPSSTSEENSSVVIRRKRSILPWRKVKLPKKGEPLLKNKNGEEGGDDIDYDRRLLTSSGESVSGGSSGSVSTMESVFGDDNFVVGNWESKEVLSRDGHLKLSTQVFFASIDQRSERAAGESACTALVAVIADWFQANQELMPIRSQFDSLIREGSLEWRKLCENETYRERFPDKHFDLETVLHAKIRPLTVAPNKSFVGFFQPESAEDGSGFDFLDGAMSFDNIWEEISQAAEASSTEKPTLYVVSWNDHFFVLKVEADAYYIIDTLGERLYEGCNQAYILKFDDSTTIHKEPAEKKEGSPDSSAHHKDSAESSSTEQDSGTDDTEESELVLKGKEACKEYIKSFLAAIPIRELQADIKKGLMASTPLHHRLQIEFHYTEACPREITLPAPAPAVEAPFEFCWPDPPPAMEFPLAPAVAVV, translated from the exons ATGCTGGCGATGCGGTGGCCGTGGCCGCCGGCGGCGAGGAAGTTCAGCGTGCGGCTCGTGGTGCGCCGGGCGGAGGGCCTGCCCCCTGCCCCCGCGACGGACGCGGACGCCGAGGCCAGGATGGCCGTCGAGCTCAAGTGGAAGGGCCCCAAGGCCAGGTGGAAGGGCCTCCGGGTCTGCCGCAACCGCACGCGCCTggaggcgccggcgccggcggcggatGCGGAATCCTCCGTGGCGTGGGACGAGGAGTTCGAGGACGTGGTCACCCTCACCGCGGCCTCGCACCGCAAGCCCGCCGCCGCGTTCCACCCCTGGGACCTCTCCTTCTCCGTCCTCAAT GATTCAAATAAAGGCCCAAAAGGTGAATTAATTTTGGGAACTGCATCACTGAACCTAGCAGATTACGCATCTGCTGCTGAAGAGGAAATTGAGATTATCCTCCCATTGTCGGCGCCCAATGGCACTCCCGAGTCTTCCCCATCACTTCAT CTCACTCTGAGTTTGGTGGAACTAAGACTTCCTCAGCAATCACCAGATGCAGCACAGCGTTCTGTTGCTTGTGTCCCATTGTCACCATCTTCTGGTGACTCCGTTCCTTCTGGAAAAGATGAGCATTCTGTTATTAAAGCTGGGCTGAGAAAGGTGAAAATCATCACAGATCTTGTGTCGACTCGAAGGTCTAAGAAGCCTAAGAGAGAGGATGACAGCAGTGATAAGTATGTTCATAGTGACGGCGCCGAATACCCTTGTGTTATTGACTctgatgatgatctagatgatagACAGAGGGATGATGACTTAGGGGGTTCAACTGTCAGGAAGTCCTTCAGCTACGGTTCGCTGCAGTCTGTGAATGTAGCTGGTGGCCTCTTTTATGCACATGCAAGGATTGATGGAGAGCACGAGGACTGGATATATTACAGTCACCGTAAATCTGATGCCGGCTATCATGTAGAGAAAGAGCCATCATCCACTTCGGAGGAGAATTCCTCTGTAGTTATTCGGCGAAAAAGGAGCATACTTCCTTGGAGAAAGGTCAAACTGCCGAAGAAAGGGGAACCTTTATTGAAGAACAAGAATGGAGAAGAGGGTGGGGATGATATTGACTATGATCGCCGGCTATTAACCTCTTCTGGTGAATCCGTTTCTGGG GGATCAAGTGGTTCTGTTAGTACTATGGAGTCAGTATTTGGCGATGACAATTTTGTTGTGGGGAACTGGGAGTCAAAGGAGGTACTTAGTCGTGATGGGCATTTGAAGCTTTCCACCCAGGTGTTCTTCGCATCAATAGACCAGAGGAGTGAACGGGCTGCCGGGGAGAGTGCCTGCACCGCACTGGTGGCTGTCATCGCGGACTGGTTCCAGGCAAACCAGGAGCTGATGCCAATCCGCTCACAGTTTGACAGCCTCATCCGAGAAGGGTCTCTAGAGTGGAGGAAACTTTGTGAGAATGAGACCTATAGAGAGCGCTTCCCCGACAAGCACTTTGATCTTGAGACGGTACTTCATGCCAAGATCCGCCCACTCACAGTTGCTCCTAACAAGTCATTCGTTGGGTTTTTCCAGCCTGAAAGTGCAGAGGATGGCAGTGGGTTTGACTTCCTTGACGGTGCCATGTCATTCGATAACATCTGGGAGGAGATCAGCCAAGCAGCGGAGGCTTCTTCTACTGAGAAGCCTACTCTTTATGTTGTCAGCTGGAACGACCATTTTTTCGTCCTCAAGGTCGAGGCTGACGCGTACTACATCATCGACACACTTGGTGAGAGGCTGTACGAAGGTTGCAACCAGGCATACATCTTGAAGTTCGATGACAGCACCACAATTCACAAAGAGCCCGCTGAAAAGAAAGAAGGCAGCCCTGATTCGAGCGCACACCACAAGGATTCTGCAGAAAGCTCCTCCACCGAGCAGGACAGCGGAACTGACGACACCGAGGAGAGCGAGCTCGTGCTCAAGGGCAAGGAGGCGTGCAAGGAGTACATCAAGAGCTTCCTGGCCGCCATCCCGATCCGCGAGCTGCAGGCCGACATCAAGAAGGGGCTCATGGCGTCCACGCCGCTGCACCACCGCCTCCAGATCGAGTTCCACTACACCGAGGCGTGCCCCAGAGAGATCACCCTCCCGGCCCCGGCCCCCGCGGTCGAAGCCCCCTTCGAGTTTTGCTGGCCCGACCCGCCGCCCGCCATGGAGTTTCCCCTCGCACCTGCAGTCGCCGTTGTATAG